The following are encoded together in the Perca fluviatilis chromosome 23, GENO_Pfluv_1.0, whole genome shotgun sequence genome:
- the cwf19l1 gene encoding CWF19-like protein 1 isoform X3 has translation MGEQPVRVLACGDVEGRLTALFNRVQTIQKKAGQFDLLLCVGEFFGTTPEAEAEWQQYKSGAKKAPIHTYILGAASQETVKSFPSADGCELADNITYLGRRGVFTGVSGLQIAYVSGREAMQEPAPAHCYTSKDLSALVAPLTSSSKFRGVDILLTSQWPRGVWHYGNNPEVNTKFCGSSSVATLADKLKPRYHFAALEGAHYERLPYRNHVILQENAQHVSRFIALATVNNPAKKKYLYAFNIIPMKTMDASELVKQPQDVTENPYRCPTKDKTDKLKTGFSTTEEEEEPGQQFFFDLSKKQGGGGGGFRGRGRKRHSDGDGRGRDQQRDGGDEHHQGQPKQPRRPPQASGPCWFCLASPQVEKHLVISIGTHCYLALAKGSLTPHHMLILPIGHYQSVVELSSEVLLEMDKYKSALKSFYKSKGERCVLFERNYKSQHLQLQVVPVPLDRCTTEDIKEAFMVQAQEQQMELMEIPEHTDLKQIAPPGTPYFYVELDSGEKLYYRIQKHFPLQFGREVLASEALLNIPTRADWRECKQSREEEEESCKQLRDSFQPFDFAWED, from the exons ATGGGTGAACAACCAGTACGAGT CTTGGCATGTGGAGATGTTGAAGGGAGGCTGACCGCGCTGTTCAATCGAGTCCAGACCATCCAGAAGAAGGCCGGACAGTTTGAT ctgctgctgtgtgttggaGAGTTTTTTGGGACGACGCCGGAGGCCGAAGCAGAGTGGCAGCAGTACAAATCTGGAGCCAAGAAAG CTCCCATCCACACTTACATCCTGGGAGCGGCGAGCCAGGAGACGGTGAAGAGTTTCCCCAGCGCTGATGGCTGCGAGCTGGCTGACAACATCACATATCTGG GTCGGCGCGGCGTGTTCACGGGCGTGTCGGGATTACAGATAGCCTACGTCAGCGGTCGGGAGGCCATGCAGGAACCGGCCCCGGCTCACTGCTATACATCCAAAGATCTGTCGGCCCTCGTGGCCCCGCTGACCAGCAGCTCCAAGTTCAGAGGAGTGGACATCCTGCTGACGTCCCAGTGGCCCCGAGGAGTGTGGCACTACGGAAACAACCCG GAAGTGAACACAAAGTTCTGTGGGAGCAGCTCCGTCGCCACCCTGGCCGACAAACTGAAACCACGCTACCACTTTGCTGCACTAGAGGGCGCTCACTATGAAAGACTCCCATACAG GAACCATGTCATTCTCCAGGAAAATGCTCAGCACGTCAGCCGCTTCATAGCCTTAGCAACCGTCAACAACCCCGCCAAgaagaag TATTTGTACGCCTTCAACATAATCCCCATGAAGACCATGGATGCATCAGAGCTGGTGAAGCAGCCGCAGGACGTGACTGAAAACCCCTACAGATGCCCCACAAAAGACAAGACGGACAAACTAAAGACGGGCTTCAGCACcaccgaggaggaggag GAGCCAGGCCAACAGTTCTTCTTCGACCTGAGCAAGAAGCagggcggcggcggcggcggttTTCGGGGCCGCGGCAGGAAGAGACATTCAGACGGAGACGGACGAGGACGAGACCAGCAGCGTGACGGAGGAGACGAGCATCATCAGGGACAGCCCAAACAGCCCCGCAGGCCCC CTCAGGCCTCCGGTCCCTGCTGGTTCTGTCTGGCCAGTCCTCAGGTGGAGAAGCACCTCGTCATCAGCATAGGAACACAC TGCTACCTGGCTCTGGCTAAAGGCAGCCTGACCCCTCACCACATGCTGATCCTCCCCATCGGCCACTACCAGTCCGTGGTGGAGCTGAGCTCCGAGGTGCTGCTGGAGATGGACAAGTACAAGTCGGCCCTGAAGAGCTTCTACAAGAGCAAAGGGGAGCGCTGCGTGCTGTTTGAGAGGAATTACAAGAGCCAACACCTGCAACTGCag GTCGTCCCGGTGCCGCTGGACCGCTGCACCACGGAGGACATCAAGGAGGCGTTCATGGTCCAGGCTCAGGAGCAACAGATGGAGCTGATGGAGATTCCTGAACACACCGACCtcaaacag ATTGCTCCTCCAGGGACTCCGTACTTTTACGTGGAGTTGGACTCGGGGGAGAAACTCTACTACCGCATCCAGAAACATTTTCCTCTGCAGTTTGGAAG ggaggTTCTGGCCAGCGAGGCGCTGCTGAACATCCCGACTCGAGCTGACTGGAGGGAGTGTAAACAgagcagggaggaggaggaggagagctgcAAACAGCTGAGAGACAGCTTCCAGCCGTTTGACTTCGCCTGGGAAGACTaa
- the dmtf1 gene encoding cyclin-D-binding Myb-like transcription factor 1, with the protein MSSAAEDGEAAALETVKSVTLTQDSDGSIILHCPPNDDDSEPLQKKLRLSTEEQEDSDAPRFSVVTLPMSESDEGFEVTMTATADGDLSEEGVAQIQILQEDEDSLSPDQKTEVSPVSQAWFTTKEDKDTLANKGHKWKQGMWSKEEIDLLMSNIDQYVKGRGIEDPAEIIFEMSKEERKDFYRSVALGLNRPLFAVYRRVLRMYDNRNHVGKYTPDEIDKLKALREKHGNDWSTIGAALGRSASSVKDRCRLMKDTCNTGKWSEEEERRLAEVVYEMAGASPGSAVTGGVSWATVADQVRTRSEKQCRSKWLNYLNWKHSGGTEWMKEDDINLIRRISEMEVEDENEIKWEDLAGGWSSVRSPQWLRSKWWSIKRQVTNHKEIPFNVLLKGLQELMASSQTASGPGSPSSSALQIRLARLEESGGSPAPSSVAALQIPLQIPLQITHLASDSSAAASESETITLNTGALQTFEILPSFHLQPTGTPGTYYLQTTSNQGLPLSLSTSQGLPLSLANNSTVTLTTGSSPSSHEHIILHSLSTDGLCSGDGVIIQTVTSDPASSDPLSQSQLVVETEGRSPDDRLEATSLLEESESVGTETQEPITDDFTDKELSSPSVEGPVVHSGITSGSTVLIVSPPNISSTLTDPILENQEGSD; encoded by the exons ATGAGTTCAGCAGCGGAGGACGGGGAGGCTGCGGCGTTAGAAACCGTCAAGTCGGTCACGCTCACTCAAGACAGCGATGGAAGCATCATACTGCACTGTCCTCCCAACG atgatgACTCGGAGCCCCTTCAGAAGAAACTGCGCCTCTCTACAGAAGAACAGGAGGACTCGGACGCGCCTCGGTTCTCTGTGGTCACCTTACCGA TGTCGGAGAGCGATGAAGGCTTCGAGGTGACGATGACGGCCACGGCCGACGGGGATCTCTCTGAGGAAGGGGTCGCTCAGATTCAG attctGCAGGAGGATGAGGACTCTCTCTCGCCAGATCAGAAGACAGAGGTGTCACCTGTCAGTCAGGCCTGGTTCACTACGAAAGAAGACAAAGACACGCTGGCTAacaaag GTCACAAGTGGAAACAGGGCATGTGGTCTAAAGAGGAGATCGACCTTCTGATGAGCAACATCGATCAATATGTAAAA ggcCGAGGCATTGAGGACCCAGCAGAGATCATCTTTGAGATGTccaaagaggagaggaaggattTCTACCGCTCCGTCGCGTTGGGCTTAAACAGGCCGCTGTTCGCCGTCTACAGACGAGTTCTACGAATGTACGACAACCGCAACCACGTCGGGAA GTATACTCCTGATGAGATAGATAAGCTAAAAGC GCTGAGGGAGAAACACGGGAACGACTGGTCGACTATCGGGGCAGCTCTGGGTCGCAGCGCCTCTTCTGTCAAAGACCGCTGCCGACTGATGAAGGACACCTGCAACACAG gtaaatggagcgaggaggaggagCGACGTCTCGCTGAGGTCGTGTACGAGATGGCCGGTGCGTCGCCGGGGTCGGCGGTCACAGGCGGCGTCTCCTGGGCGACGGTCGCCGATCAGGTTCGCACGCGCTCAGAGAAACAGTGTCGGTCCAAATGGTTGAACTACCTGAACTGGAAACACAGCGGAGGGACAGAGTGGATGAAGGAGGACGACATCAACCTCATCCGCAG GATATCGGAGATGGAGGTGGAGGATGAGAATGAAATCAAGTGGGAGGATCTTGCAGGCGGGTGGAGCAGCGTCCGGTCGCCGCAGTGGCTGCGCTCTAAGTGGTGGAGCATCAAGAGACAAGTGACCAATCACAAGGAGATCCCTTTCAAcg TCCTCCTGAAGGGTCTCCAGGAGCTCATGGCGTCCTCGCAGACCGCATCCGGACCAGGGAGTCCCTCCTCCTCTGCACTTCAGATCCGACTCGCCCGATTGGAGGAGAGCGGCGGCAGCCCGGCCCCCAGCTCCGTGGCGGCGCTGCAGATTCCCTTACAGATCCCGCTGCAGATCACACACCTGG CTTCGGACTCTTCAGCAGCAGCCAGCGAGAGTGAAACCATCACTCTGAACACGGGAGCCCTGCAGACCTTCGAGATCCTTCCT TCCTTCCACCTGCAGCCCACCGGCACCCCTGGGACCTACTACCTCCAGACAACGTCCAATCAGGGCCTGCCGCTCAGCCTCTCCACCAGTCAGGGCCTTCCGCTCAGCTTAGCCAATAACAGCACGGTTACCCTGACGACAGGCTCCTCACCCTCATCACATGAGCACATCATCCTTCACAGCCTGTCG ACGGACGGCCTCTGCTCCGGCGACGGCGTCATCATCCAGACGGTCACCTCTGACCCCGCCTCCTCAGACCCTCTTAGCCAATCACAGCTGGTTGTGGAGACAGAAGGGCGGAGCCCGGACGACCGCCTGGAAGCCACGAGTCTCCTGGAGGAGTCTGAGAGCGTTGGCACGGAAACTCAGGAGCCAATCACAGATGACTTCACTGacaag GAGCTGAGTTCACCGTCTGTTGAGGGTCCAgtggtgcattctgggataacCTCTGGCAGCACCGTGCTGATTGTGTCTCCTCCCAACATCAGCAGCACGCTGACAG ATCCGATCCTGGAGAACCAGGAAGGCTCCGACTAA
- the cwf19l1 gene encoding CWF19-like protein 1 isoform X1, producing the protein MKDEKSPAPCSLTSLACGDVEGRLTALFNRVQTIQKKAGQFDLLLCVGEFFGTTPEAEAEWQQYKSGAKKAPIHTYILGAASQETVKSFPSADGCELADNITYLGRRGVFTGVSGLQIAYVSGREAMQEPAPAHCYTSKDLSALVAPLTSSSKFRGVDILLTSQWPRGVWHYGNNPEVNTKFCGSSSVATLADKLKPRYHFAALEGAHYERLPYRNHVILQENAQHVSRFIALATVNNPAKKKYLYAFNIIPMKTMDASELVKQPQDVTENPYRCPTKDKTDKLKTGFSTTEEEEEPGQQFFFDLSKKQGGGGGGFRGRGRKRHSDGDGRGRDQQRDGGDEHHQGQPKQPRRPPQASGPCWFCLASPQVEKHLVISIGTHCYLALAKGSLTPHHMLILPIGHYQSVVELSSEVLLEMDKYKSALKSFYKSKGERCVLFERNYKSQHLQLQVVPVPLDRCTTEDIKEAFMVQAQEQQMELMEIPEHTDLKQIAPPGTPYFYVELDSGEKLYYRIQKHFPLQFGREVLASEALLNIPTRADWRECKQSREEEEESCKQLRDSFQPFDFAWED; encoded by the exons ATGAAAGACGAAAAATCTCCGGCGCCATGTTCGTTGACAAG CTTGGCATGTGGAGATGTTGAAGGGAGGCTGACCGCGCTGTTCAATCGAGTCCAGACCATCCAGAAGAAGGCCGGACAGTTTGAT ctgctgctgtgtgttggaGAGTTTTTTGGGACGACGCCGGAGGCCGAAGCAGAGTGGCAGCAGTACAAATCTGGAGCCAAGAAAG CTCCCATCCACACTTACATCCTGGGAGCGGCGAGCCAGGAGACGGTGAAGAGTTTCCCCAGCGCTGATGGCTGCGAGCTGGCTGACAACATCACATATCTGG GTCGGCGCGGCGTGTTCACGGGCGTGTCGGGATTACAGATAGCCTACGTCAGCGGTCGGGAGGCCATGCAGGAACCGGCCCCGGCTCACTGCTATACATCCAAAGATCTGTCGGCCCTCGTGGCCCCGCTGACCAGCAGCTCCAAGTTCAGAGGAGTGGACATCCTGCTGACGTCCCAGTGGCCCCGAGGAGTGTGGCACTACGGAAACAACCCG GAAGTGAACACAAAGTTCTGTGGGAGCAGCTCCGTCGCCACCCTGGCCGACAAACTGAAACCACGCTACCACTTTGCTGCACTAGAGGGCGCTCACTATGAAAGACTCCCATACAG GAACCATGTCATTCTCCAGGAAAATGCTCAGCACGTCAGCCGCTTCATAGCCTTAGCAACCGTCAACAACCCCGCCAAgaagaag TATTTGTACGCCTTCAACATAATCCCCATGAAGACCATGGATGCATCAGAGCTGGTGAAGCAGCCGCAGGACGTGACTGAAAACCCCTACAGATGCCCCACAAAAGACAAGACGGACAAACTAAAGACGGGCTTCAGCACcaccgaggaggaggag GAGCCAGGCCAACAGTTCTTCTTCGACCTGAGCAAGAAGCagggcggcggcggcggcggttTTCGGGGCCGCGGCAGGAAGAGACATTCAGACGGAGACGGACGAGGACGAGACCAGCAGCGTGACGGAGGAGACGAGCATCATCAGGGACAGCCCAAACAGCCCCGCAGGCCCC CTCAGGCCTCCGGTCCCTGCTGGTTCTGTCTGGCCAGTCCTCAGGTGGAGAAGCACCTCGTCATCAGCATAGGAACACAC TGCTACCTGGCTCTGGCTAAAGGCAGCCTGACCCCTCACCACATGCTGATCCTCCCCATCGGCCACTACCAGTCCGTGGTGGAGCTGAGCTCCGAGGTGCTGCTGGAGATGGACAAGTACAAGTCGGCCCTGAAGAGCTTCTACAAGAGCAAAGGGGAGCGCTGCGTGCTGTTTGAGAGGAATTACAAGAGCCAACACCTGCAACTGCag GTCGTCCCGGTGCCGCTGGACCGCTGCACCACGGAGGACATCAAGGAGGCGTTCATGGTCCAGGCTCAGGAGCAACAGATGGAGCTGATGGAGATTCCTGAACACACCGACCtcaaacag ATTGCTCCTCCAGGGACTCCGTACTTTTACGTGGAGTTGGACTCGGGGGAGAAACTCTACTACCGCATCCAGAAACATTTTCCTCTGCAGTTTGGAAG ggaggTTCTGGCCAGCGAGGCGCTGCTGAACATCCCGACTCGAGCTGACTGGAGGGAGTGTAAACAgagcagggaggaggaggaggagagctgcAAACAGCTGAGAGACAGCTTCCAGCCGTTTGACTTCGCCTGGGAAGACTaa
- the cwf19l1 gene encoding CWF19-like protein 1 isoform X2: MKDEKSPAPCSLTSLACGDVEGRLTALFNRVQTIQKKAGQFDLLLCVGEFFGTTPEAEAEWQQYKSGAKKAPIHTYILGAASQETVKSFPSADGCELADNITYLGRRGVFTGVSGLQIAYVSGREAMQEPAPAHCYTSKDLSALVAPLTSSSKFRGVDILLTSQWPRGVWHYGNNPEVNTKFCGSSSVATLADKLKPRYHFAALEGAHYERLPYRNHVILQENAQHVSRFIALATVNNPAKKKYLYAFNIIPMKTMDASELVKQPQDVTENPYRCPTKDKTDKLKTGFSTTEEEPGQQFFFDLSKKQGGGGGGFRGRGRKRHSDGDGRGRDQQRDGGDEHHQGQPKQPRRPPQASGPCWFCLASPQVEKHLVISIGTHCYLALAKGSLTPHHMLILPIGHYQSVVELSSEVLLEMDKYKSALKSFYKSKGERCVLFERNYKSQHLQLQVVPVPLDRCTTEDIKEAFMVQAQEQQMELMEIPEHTDLKQIAPPGTPYFYVELDSGEKLYYRIQKHFPLQFGREVLASEALLNIPTRADWRECKQSREEEEESCKQLRDSFQPFDFAWED; this comes from the exons ATGAAAGACGAAAAATCTCCGGCGCCATGTTCGTTGACAAG CTTGGCATGTGGAGATGTTGAAGGGAGGCTGACCGCGCTGTTCAATCGAGTCCAGACCATCCAGAAGAAGGCCGGACAGTTTGAT ctgctgctgtgtgttggaGAGTTTTTTGGGACGACGCCGGAGGCCGAAGCAGAGTGGCAGCAGTACAAATCTGGAGCCAAGAAAG CTCCCATCCACACTTACATCCTGGGAGCGGCGAGCCAGGAGACGGTGAAGAGTTTCCCCAGCGCTGATGGCTGCGAGCTGGCTGACAACATCACATATCTGG GTCGGCGCGGCGTGTTCACGGGCGTGTCGGGATTACAGATAGCCTACGTCAGCGGTCGGGAGGCCATGCAGGAACCGGCCCCGGCTCACTGCTATACATCCAAAGATCTGTCGGCCCTCGTGGCCCCGCTGACCAGCAGCTCCAAGTTCAGAGGAGTGGACATCCTGCTGACGTCCCAGTGGCCCCGAGGAGTGTGGCACTACGGAAACAACCCG GAAGTGAACACAAAGTTCTGTGGGAGCAGCTCCGTCGCCACCCTGGCCGACAAACTGAAACCACGCTACCACTTTGCTGCACTAGAGGGCGCTCACTATGAAAGACTCCCATACAG GAACCATGTCATTCTCCAGGAAAATGCTCAGCACGTCAGCCGCTTCATAGCCTTAGCAACCGTCAACAACCCCGCCAAgaagaag TATTTGTACGCCTTCAACATAATCCCCATGAAGACCATGGATGCATCAGAGCTGGTGAAGCAGCCGCAGGACGTGACTGAAAACCCCTACAGATGCCCCACAAAAGACAAGACGGACAAACTAAAGACGGGCTTCAGCACcaccgaggag GAGCCAGGCCAACAGTTCTTCTTCGACCTGAGCAAGAAGCagggcggcggcggcggcggttTTCGGGGCCGCGGCAGGAAGAGACATTCAGACGGAGACGGACGAGGACGAGACCAGCAGCGTGACGGAGGAGACGAGCATCATCAGGGACAGCCCAAACAGCCCCGCAGGCCCC CTCAGGCCTCCGGTCCCTGCTGGTTCTGTCTGGCCAGTCCTCAGGTGGAGAAGCACCTCGTCATCAGCATAGGAACACAC TGCTACCTGGCTCTGGCTAAAGGCAGCCTGACCCCTCACCACATGCTGATCCTCCCCATCGGCCACTACCAGTCCGTGGTGGAGCTGAGCTCCGAGGTGCTGCTGGAGATGGACAAGTACAAGTCGGCCCTGAAGAGCTTCTACAAGAGCAAAGGGGAGCGCTGCGTGCTGTTTGAGAGGAATTACAAGAGCCAACACCTGCAACTGCag GTCGTCCCGGTGCCGCTGGACCGCTGCACCACGGAGGACATCAAGGAGGCGTTCATGGTCCAGGCTCAGGAGCAACAGATGGAGCTGATGGAGATTCCTGAACACACCGACCtcaaacag ATTGCTCCTCCAGGGACTCCGTACTTTTACGTGGAGTTGGACTCGGGGGAGAAACTCTACTACCGCATCCAGAAACATTTTCCTCTGCAGTTTGGAAG ggaggTTCTGGCCAGCGAGGCGCTGCTGAACATCCCGACTCGAGCTGACTGGAGGGAGTGTAAACAgagcagggaggaggaggaggagagctgcAAACAGCTGAGAGACAGCTTCCAGCCGTTTGACTTCGCCTGGGAAGACTaa